One window from the genome of Streptococcus parasanguinis encodes:
- a CDS encoding DUF1273 domain-containing protein, translating into MNTILVAGYKSFDVGVFSNKDPRLTIIKKAIERDLRRLFEEGVKWLVFSGNLGFEAWVLEVAFELKKDYDFQMATIFLFENVGENWNESNQELLARFKQVDFVKYAYPHYSNPGQLKEYNQFLIDNADGAYVFYDPENETNLKYLYKMMVEKEPFYVKQLSFDDLNELAENFYEN; encoded by the coding sequence ATGAATACCATACTTGTTGCAGGTTATAAGAGTTTTGATGTGGGCGTCTTTTCCAATAAAGACCCTCGACTGACCATTATCAAAAAAGCCATTGAAAGAGATCTTCGTCGTTTATTTGAAGAAGGAGTGAAATGGCTGGTCTTTTCTGGTAATTTGGGATTTGAGGCTTGGGTACTAGAGGTCGCCTTTGAATTAAAAAAAGATTACGATTTTCAAATGGCGACGATCTTCCTATTTGAGAATGTTGGCGAAAATTGGAATGAAAGCAATCAGGAATTATTAGCACGCTTCAAACAGGTGGATTTCGTGAAATATGCCTATCCCCACTATAGCAATCCGGGTCAACTAAAAGAATACAATCAGTTTTTGATAGATAACGCGGATGGAGCTTATGTTTTTTATGATCCAGAAAATGAAACCAATTTAAAATATCTTTACAAAATGATGGTAGAAAAAGAACCATTTTATGTCAAACAATTAAGTTTTGATGACTTAAATGAACTTGCTGAAAATTTTTACGAAAACTAA
- a CDS encoding cell division site-positioning protein MapZ family protein yields MTEKDNKPLEQETESILEFEDAKEMTIGQANRKAEEIEAGVTEGDNVLDKYIKQHRAEIEAEKYDTKILAKEELAKAEELAATETVAEVAEAVEEPEVTETVLEQRPEMDAISTELPAKIKFGPTPTEPIVEAEELPEETPSNAGKRIKAVLYSALGLAIVGSAIFVTYNWMHSRGKSGGTTVVSSSSSKSSSTSKSSSSETQAQKLEEFTKAYDAFFVDESKSALKNDKFGDLENLKKLLDKLEGSSDYNAAKTKYEDLVKQVSAIQKVNSQFSSPVIKDGVLDATAKAKSDATFAETKTGNEKLDSLLNEAVAQGRSQQVATPAPVTGTGGTDTSNATPAPAQAATPTAPTVNAATGGAGTASPGYSGYGLPSDGVPLQRNLSRVPYNQAAINDVNNPAWVFGDGILEKVLNIARKRGHITGNQYILERVNIINGNGYYNLFKPDGTYLFSINAKTGYFVGNGKGHSDALDY; encoded by the coding sequence ATGACAGAGAAGGATAATAAGCCATTAGAGCAAGAAACAGAATCAATTTTAGAGTTTGAAGATGCTAAAGAGATGACGATTGGGCAAGCCAATCGAAAGGCAGAAGAAATCGAAGCAGGTGTAACGGAAGGTGATAATGTCTTAGACAAATACATCAAACAACACCGAGCTGAAATTGAAGCTGAAAAATACGATACAAAAATTTTGGCCAAAGAAGAATTGGCTAAAGCTGAAGAGTTGGCAGCTACAGAAACAGTTGCTGAAGTAGCTGAAGCAGTGGAGGAGCCGGAAGTGACGGAAACGGTCTTGGAACAAAGGCCTGAAATGGATGCTATCTCAACTGAATTACCTGCTAAGATTAAATTTGGTCCCACACCAACTGAACCAATTGTAGAAGCTGAGGAACTTCCTGAGGAAACACCAAGCAATGCGGGCAAACGAATCAAAGCGGTTCTATACTCTGCCTTAGGTCTTGCGATTGTCGGTTCGGCCATTTTTGTGACCTATAACTGGATGCACAGTCGTGGAAAATCTGGTGGTACAACTGTTGTATCGTCTTCATCTAGCAAGTCATCTTCTACTTCTAAATCAAGTAGCAGTGAAACACAGGCTCAAAAATTGGAAGAGTTTACCAAAGCCTACGATGCCTTTTTTGTAGATGAATCAAAAAGTGCTCTTAAAAATGATAAATTCGGAGACTTGGAAAATCTGAAGAAACTGCTGGACAAATTAGAAGGAAGCAGTGATTATAATGCGGCTAAAACAAAATATGAAGACCTTGTGAAGCAAGTTTCTGCCATTCAAAAAGTGAATTCTCAATTTAGTTCTCCAGTCATCAAAGATGGAGTTCTTGATGCAACTGCCAAAGCGAAAAGTGATGCGACCTTTGCAGAAACAAAGACAGGCAATGAAAAATTAGATAGCTTATTGAATGAGGCGGTTGCGCAAGGACGTTCACAACAAGTTGCGACACCGGCACCAGTGACAGGGACAGGTGGTACAGATACTTCTAATGCAACTCCAGCCCCAGCTCAAGCAGCAACGCCTACGGCCCCAACTGTCAATGCTGCTACAGGTGGTGCAGGAACGGCAAGTCCAGGCTATTCAGGGTACGGTCTTCCAAGCGATGGTGTCCCACTTCAGCGGAACTTGAGTCGTGTGCCATATAACCAAGCAGCTATCAATGATGTCAATAACCCAGCTTGGGTGTTTGGTGATGGGATCCTTGAAAAAGTATTGAATATTGCTCGTAAACGTGGACATATCACTGGCAATCAATACATTTTAGAGCGTGTCAATATCATTAACGGTAATGGCTATTACAACCTATTCAAACCAGATGGAACCTATCTCTTTAGTATCAATGCCAAAACTGGTTATTTCGTAGGAAACGGAAAAGGTCATTCAGATGCTCTGGATTATTAA
- the gpsB gene encoding cell division regulator GpsB: MASIIFTAKDIFDQDFKREVRGYNKDEVNEFLDDVIKDYETYAALVKELREENARLREELAQKAQETPQTSPIASTATQEFPQVTTATNFDILKRLNRLEKEVFGKQIVDRDY, encoded by the coding sequence ATGGCGAGTATTATTTTTACTGCGAAAGATATTTTTGATCAAGATTTCAAACGAGAAGTTCGTGGTTATAATAAAGATGAAGTAAATGAATTTTTGGATGATGTCATAAAAGACTATGAAACCTATGCTGCTTTGGTGAAGGAATTGCGTGAAGAAAACGCCCGCCTTCGTGAAGAACTTGCCCAAAAAGCACAGGAAACACCACAAACATCTCCGATTGCTAGCACTGCTACGCAAGAATTCCCGCAAGTGACAACAGCGACGAACTTTGATATTCTCAAACGTCTCAATCGTTTGGAAAAAGAAGTTTTTGGGAAACAGATCGTAGATCGCGATTATTAA
- the recU gene encoding Holliday junction resolvase RecU — protein sequence MVNYPHKVAKKTLVSTQRKHPVDFANRGMTFEKMINESNQYYLSRGLAVIHKKPTPIQIVKVDYPRRSRAKIVEAYFRQASTTDYSGVYKGRYIDFEAKETQQKQSMPMKNFHQHQIDHMEAVVQQGGICFVLLHFAKLSETYLLPAPALIHYYNIDHGSKSMPLSYIQEHGFLVDKNRLPSVPYLDIIEQKLLGGI from the coding sequence ATGGTCAACTATCCACATAAAGTAGCCAAAAAAACCTTGGTCTCTACACAAAGGAAACATCCAGTCGACTTTGCGAATCGTGGGATGACATTTGAAAAAATGATCAATGAAAGTAATCAATACTATCTTTCTCGAGGTCTGGCAGTCATCCATAAAAAACCAACACCGATTCAAATCGTGAAAGTAGATTATCCACGTCGCAGTCGGGCAAAGATTGTTGAAGCCTATTTCAGGCAAGCCTCAACGACAGACTATTCTGGAGTATACAAGGGACGCTATATCGATTTTGAAGCTAAGGAAACACAGCAAAAGCAATCCATGCCGATGAAAAATTTTCATCAACATCAAATCGATCATATGGAGGCTGTTGTCCAGCAAGGCGGTATCTGTTTCGTTCTCTTGCATTTTGCAAAGTTGAGTGAAACCTACTTACTTCCTGCTCCTGCATTAATTCACTATTACAACATCGATCATGGTAGTAAATCCATGCCCCTCTCCTATATTCAGGAGCACGGCTTTCTAGTAGATAAGAATCGACTTCCGAGCGTTCCTTATCTTGATATTATCGAACAGAAACTTCTAGGCGGTATTTAA
- a CDS encoding THUMP domain-containing class I SAM-dependent RNA methyltransferase has translation MKKQFELIATVAAGLEAVVGRELRDLGYDCQVENGRIRFQGDRRAIIETNLWLRAADRVKIVVGTFPAKTFEELFQGVFALDWENYLPLGARFPISKAKCVKSKLHNEPSVQAISKKAVVKKLQKHYARPEGVPLMENGAEFKIEVSILKDQATVLIDTTGSSLFKRGYRTEKGGAPIKENMAAAILLLSNWYPDKPLIDPTCGSGTFCIEAAMIARNMAPGLRRTFSFEEWNWMDDRLIHEVRQEASRKINREIELDIMGTDIDARMVEIAKENAQKAGVSSDITFKQMRVQDLHSDKINGVIISNPPYGERLSDDEGVTKLYTEMGHVFAPLKTWSKFILTSDEGFESKFGSKADKKRKLYNGTLKVDLYQYFGERVKRQIKA, from the coding sequence ATGAAAAAACAATTTGAATTGATTGCAACGGTCGCTGCTGGCTTAGAGGCTGTTGTTGGTCGAGAACTACGTGATCTCGGCTACGATTGCCAGGTTGAAAATGGACGGATTCGATTTCAAGGAGACCGTCGAGCAATCATAGAGACCAATCTCTGGTTGCGCGCGGCTGATCGAGTAAAAATTGTGGTTGGGACTTTTCCAGCCAAAACCTTCGAAGAACTCTTTCAAGGTGTCTTTGCTTTGGATTGGGAAAATTATTTGCCTTTAGGAGCACGTTTTCCCATTTCTAAGGCTAAATGTGTCAAATCAAAACTTCATAATGAACCTAGCGTTCAGGCCATTTCGAAAAAAGCAGTGGTTAAAAAGTTACAAAAACATTATGCCCGCCCAGAAGGTGTTCCTCTCATGGAAAATGGGGCAGAGTTCAAGATCGAAGTATCGATCCTTAAAGATCAAGCCACTGTCTTGATTGACACCACTGGTAGTAGCCTCTTCAAACGTGGTTATCGGACTGAAAAAGGGGGAGCCCCTATTAAGGAAAATATGGCAGCAGCAATTCTTCTGCTGTCAAACTGGTATCCAGATAAACCCTTGATTGACCCGACATGTGGTTCTGGAACGTTTTGTATTGAGGCGGCAATGATTGCGAGAAATATGGCACCTGGTTTACGTCGGACCTTTTCTTTTGAAGAATGGAACTGGATGGATGATCGCTTGATTCATGAAGTCCGTCAAGAAGCAAGCAGAAAAATCAATCGCGAGATCGAATTGGATATTATGGGAACCGATATCGATGCACGGATGGTTGAGATTGCCAAAGAAAATGCCCAGAAAGCGGGCGTTAGCAGTGACATTACTTTCAAACAAATGCGAGTCCAAGATCTTCACTCAGATAAGATCAACGGGGTGATTATCTCCAATCCTCCATATGGAGAACGCTTATCCGATGATGAGGGTGTGACGAAATTGTATACTGAAATGGGGCACGTATTTGCACCTCTCAAAACCTGGAGTAAATTTATCTTAACCAGTGATGAAGGTTTTGAATCTAAATTCGGTAGTAAAGCAGATAAAAAACGAAAACTTTATAACGGAACCCTAAAAGTTGATCTCTACCAATATTTTGGGGAACGAGTAAAACGGCAGATAAAGGCATAG